The Panicum hallii strain FIL2 chromosome 9, PHallii_v3.1, whole genome shotgun sequence genome has a window encoding:
- the LOC112876463 gene encoding uncharacterized protein LOC112876463 gives MAGDKNTSGSEMAESRKRTSEMDSQESETSFRSDAEQTVDGRPCNRRSGRVWAETRRLLGQRRQDSDAEQSRSVQPGEPLVALHPVGGIMSMTLILHQIQSSCGPKRKGRWQVFYLDNVNFGAMAANQTLLPCTVDYPYGLVKKLARDDKVKTTGARMTLYGCNKLRPKETVIYSRSTDLKGRGSRLAQNLQDMVHT, from the exons ATGGCCGGGGACAAGAACACCAGTGGGTCAGAAATGGCGGAATCAAGAAAG CGGACAAGCGAGATGGATTCACAAGAGAGCGAAACAAGCTTCAGATCAGATGCGGAGCAAACAGTTGACGGAAGGCCATGCAACAGAAGATCTGGAAGAGTATGGGCGGAGACAAGAAGATTGCTAGGGCAACGCCGACAGGATTCAGATGCAGAGCAGTCTCGGAGCGTGCAGCCTGGAGAGCCGTTGGTAGCGCTTCATCCTGTAGGGGGGATAATGAGCATGACACTGATTTTACATCAGATACAGAGTTCATGTGGCCCCAAGAGGAAGGGCAGGTGGCAG GTATTCTACCTAGACAATGTAAACTTTGGTGCAATGGCCGCCAACCAAACCTTGCTGCCATGTACTGTCGACTACCCATATGGTCTTGTTAAAAAACTAGCGCGTGATGACAAGGTGAAGACCACCGGAGCACGGATGACACTCTATGGGTGCAATAAG CTACGACCAAAAGAAACGGTCATATACAGCCGTAGCACAGACCTAAAGGGCAGAGGGAGCAGGCTTGCGCAGAACTTGCAG